One stretch of Pigmentiphaga aceris DNA includes these proteins:
- a CDS encoding tripartite tricarboxylate transporter permease — MEALLPDILIAFAMGLLGAIVFAGIGLVSGTDETTTLAPLTLVVVLMGVAPAGVFTFFLAGAVAKHMTHAIPTALLGIPGDTLAVPLMQDATRMRNLGVPHVALRKMISGAIVAAFVAVPVAVLFAVLLAPFRESIVASAPWVFLAAALFIAWFSPGRWASVALLVPFVALIIALQAGTGRFGVKLGISYFLGIAIGPLIADLFSSLSPIERKRMMRTEPRRFSLAPDIKGWKGYFPNPLKVLDRKQTGWTIATATISSATFVFSPVAMTVLMGEVVGARIKHAYHRMTTVLAARNGVTEATYIAEALIPLIAFGLPLSPVAAGPAAPLFNAPPRFTIDAASGQVNNLHTMLSHWEFLWYGLLAVALAAIVSYPFAMNFAHRAASFVSKKLSHEAIIATFVGLILVISFWEGGVLGFLVVLVVGLVGGLLNRTFGFGTGVQFMGYYTAVLTMPAVLKLLGV; from the coding sequence ATGGAAGCTCTGCTACCGGATATTCTCATCGCCTTTGCGATGGGCCTGTTGGGTGCCATCGTATTCGCCGGCATCGGCCTGGTTTCGGGTACTGACGAAACCACCACCCTTGCCCCGCTTACCTTGGTTGTCGTATTGATGGGTGTCGCCCCTGCCGGGGTCTTCACCTTCTTCCTGGCTGGCGCAGTCGCCAAGCACATGACCCACGCGATCCCGACGGCGCTGCTTGGCATCCCGGGTGACACGCTGGCCGTGCCGCTGATGCAGGACGCCACCCGCATGCGCAATCTTGGCGTGCCGCACGTCGCCCTGCGCAAGATGATTTCGGGTGCCATCGTGGCCGCCTTCGTGGCCGTGCCGGTTGCGGTGCTGTTCGCCGTGCTGCTGGCTCCGTTCCGCGAATCCATCGTTGCATCCGCACCGTGGGTGTTCCTGGCTGCCGCCTTGTTCATCGCCTGGTTCTCGCCGGGTCGCTGGGCGTCGGTTGCGCTGCTGGTGCCTTTCGTGGCGCTGATCATTGCGCTGCAAGCCGGTACCGGCCGCTTCGGCGTCAAGCTGGGCATCAGCTATTTCCTGGGCATCGCCATCGGTCCCTTGATCGCTGACCTGTTCTCCAGCCTGTCGCCCATCGAACGCAAGCGCATGATGCGTACCGAGCCGCGTCGTTTCTCGCTGGCACCGGACATCAAGGGCTGGAAGGGTTACTTCCCCAATCCGCTGAAGGTGCTGGACCGCAAGCAGACCGGCTGGACCATTGCAACTGCCACGATCTCCAGCGCCACCTTCGTGTTCAGCCCGGTCGCCATGACCGTGCTGATGGGCGAAGTGGTGGGTGCACGCATCAAGCACGCCTACCACCGCATGACCACGGTGCTGGCTGCGCGTAACGGCGTGACCGAGGCGACCTACATCGCCGAAGCACTGATCCCGCTGATCGCGTTCGGCCTGCCGCTCAGCCCGGTGGCTGCCGGCCCGGCCGCACCGCTGTTCAATGCACCGCCGCGCTTCACCATCGACGCCGCATCGGGTCAGGTCAACAACCTGCACACCATGCTGTCGCACTGGGAATTCCTCTGGTACGGCCTCTTGGCTGTGGCATTGGCCGCCATCGTGTCCTACCCCTTCGCCATGAACTTCGCGCACCGCGCCGCGTCCTTCGTGTCGAAGAAGCTGAGCCACGAAGCCATCATCGCCACCTTCGTCGGCCTGATCCTGGTGATCAGCTTCTGGGAAGGCGGTGTGCTGGGCTTCCTGGTGGTGCTGGTGGTGGGCCTGGTGGGCGGCTTGCTGAATCGCACCTTCGGTTTTGGTACTGGCGTGCAGTTCATGGGCTACTACACGGCCGTGCTGACCATGCCGGCAGTGTTGAAGCTGCTGGGCGTCTGA
- a CDS encoding hydroxymethylglutaryl-CoA reductase, degradative: MGIDSTLPNFRALSPAERLSHLAAKVELTDAEQALLAKPGALPLATADGMIENVIGTFELPLGVAGNFQINGKDVLVPMAVEEPSVIAAASYMAKLARVAGGFQTSSSGPIMRAQVQLIGVTDPYGARQTILQHREEILRIANSRDKVLIGLGGGCRDIEVHVFPDTARGPMVVTHLIVDVRDAMGANTVNTMAEGVATLIEQITGGKVRLRILSNLADLRLARARVRISPATLATSEYSGEDVINRIVDAYEFAAVDPYRAATHNKGIMNGIDPVVVATGNDWRAVEAGAHAFASRSGHYTSLTRWEIATDGDLIGSIEMPMPLGLVGGATKTHPLARLALKIMKVTSAQELAEITVAVGLAQNMGALRALATEGIQRGHMALHARNIALVAGATGDDVDWVVRQMVAAKDVRVEVAQQLLAERKPA; encoded by the coding sequence GTGGGCATCGATTCGACCCTTCCCAATTTCCGTGCACTGTCGCCGGCCGAACGTCTGTCGCACCTTGCTGCCAAGGTTGAGCTGACTGACGCCGAGCAGGCCCTGCTCGCGAAGCCGGGTGCCCTGCCGCTGGCCACCGCCGACGGCATGATCGAAAACGTCATCGGCACCTTCGAGCTGCCGCTGGGCGTGGCCGGCAACTTCCAGATCAATGGCAAGGACGTGCTGGTGCCGATGGCCGTGGAAGAGCCCTCAGTAATCGCAGCAGCCTCCTACATGGCCAAGCTGGCACGCGTTGCCGGTGGTTTCCAGACTTCCAGCAGCGGCCCGATCATGCGCGCTCAGGTGCAGCTGATCGGCGTGACCGACCCCTATGGTGCCCGCCAGACCATCCTGCAGCACCGCGAAGAAATCCTGCGCATCGCCAACAGCCGCGACAAGGTGCTGATCGGCCTGGGCGGCGGCTGCCGTGACATCGAAGTGCACGTGTTCCCCGACACCGCACGCGGCCCGATGGTTGTCACCCACCTGATCGTCGACGTGCGTGACGCGATGGGTGCCAACACCGTCAATACCATGGCCGAAGGCGTGGCTACGCTGATCGAACAGATCACCGGCGGCAAGGTGCGTCTGCGCATCCTGTCGAACCTGGCCGACCTGCGTCTGGCACGTGCACGTGTGCGCATCTCGCCCGCCACGCTGGCCACCAGCGAATACAGCGGTGAAGACGTCATCAACCGCATCGTCGACGCCTACGAATTCGCCGCTGTCGATCCCTACCGTGCCGCCACCCACAACAAGGGCATCATGAACGGCATCGACCCGGTTGTGGTTGCTACCGGCAATGACTGGCGCGCTGTGGAAGCCGGCGCGCATGCGTTCGCCAGCCGCAGCGGTCACTACACCTCGCTGACCCGCTGGGAAATTGCCACCGACGGCGACCTGATCGGCTCGATCGAAATGCCGATGCCGCTGGGCCTGGTTGGCGGTGCCACCAAGACCCATCCGCTGGCCCGTCTGGCACTGAAGATCATGAAGGTGACTTCCGCCCAGGAACTGGCCGAAATCACCGTGGCCGTCGGCCTGGCACAGAACATGGGTGCCCTGCGCGCCCTGGCGACCGAAGGCATCCAGCGTGGCCACATGGCCCTGCACGCGCGCAACATCGCGCTGGTGGCCGGTGCCACCGGTGACGACGTGGATTGGGTCGTGCGCCAGATGGTCGCCGCCAAGGACGTGCGCGTGGAAGTGGCGCAGCAACTGCTGGCCGAGCGCAAGCCCGCCTAA
- a CDS encoding helix-turn-helix domain-containing protein has protein sequence MPTSSPSVHGEPAATTLGGPVSSLDAFALLLREAPPEDYAQLLRDIDSADVTPTERTALRDGLQMALAIRVRLEQHQQKERGLLAVIDTAQDLTAMRDIDQVLQAIVRRTRQLVASDVGYLSIFDPGAGDFYVRATDGAFSDKFKQVRVPGEVGICGYVARHRTPYSSSQYGPDPRFSHNELIDDAVGDEGVESILGVPLLVGDRVIGVLFVGDRYMRRYVPWEVSILSTLASHASVAIENARLFSEAQAALAAASRANAQLQQQSADTQLAADTHEKLTALIARGGSLQDIVDMVAATLNGVVEVLDEGEQAICSSSDISRMPDDEQDKIHAAIYQSRSVGQSVIAFSDDERVCRVSAINGGTGVLGSLVITTPRELNRIGIRTFERSALVTGILLLTQERAQYAASGDVAAVLRALLGRSQELGGALPARLRQHAIDMHAPLTLLCCDTPGGKHAYLLKRLRAGFRFEATLFDEYDGMVVVLSSTSQPDALHTALRRYLASGPALTVTSVIADPVDDAAALPRTFQRIKRSLDLLHALGRDGQAARDAQLSVYAMLFDGRSASELDAFLDATLGGLRDADRLRGTLLAYLDQGRNARATAQTLGIHINTLRQRLEAVDAALGNWQEASRALEIHLALRLWHLKQKNSINTSGIPE, from the coding sequence ATGCCCACTTCCTCCCCCTCCGTTCACGGGGAGCCTGCCGCGACCACCCTCGGTGGTCCCGTCAGCAGCCTGGACGCCTTTGCGCTGCTGTTGCGCGAAGCACCGCCTGAAGACTACGCACAACTGCTGCGCGACATCGACAGCGCAGATGTCACGCCTACTGAGCGCACCGCCTTGCGCGACGGCTTGCAGATGGCGCTGGCGATCCGCGTCCGGCTTGAACAGCACCAGCAAAAAGAACGCGGCCTGCTGGCGGTGATCGACACTGCCCAGGACTTGACCGCGATGCGCGATATCGATCAGGTGCTGCAAGCCATCGTGCGCCGCACGCGCCAACTGGTCGCCAGCGATGTGGGCTACCTGTCGATCTTCGACCCGGGGGCCGGGGACTTCTACGTGCGTGCCACCGACGGCGCGTTCTCCGACAAGTTCAAACAGGTGCGCGTGCCAGGCGAGGTTGGCATCTGCGGCTACGTGGCACGTCACCGCACGCCCTACAGTTCCTCGCAATACGGCCCCGACCCCAGGTTTTCGCACAATGAACTGATTGACGATGCGGTGGGCGATGAAGGGGTCGAATCGATTCTGGGCGTCCCGCTGCTGGTCGGTGACCGTGTGATCGGCGTGCTGTTCGTCGGTGACCGCTATATGCGACGCTACGTGCCCTGGGAAGTGTCGATTCTGTCGACGCTGGCGTCTCATGCATCGGTCGCCATCGAGAATGCGCGTCTGTTCTCGGAAGCCCAGGCAGCCTTGGCCGCCGCCAGCCGCGCCAATGCCCAATTGCAGCAGCAGAGCGCAGACACCCAGCTGGCGGCAGACACTCACGAAAAGCTCACGGCCTTGATCGCACGCGGTGGCTCGCTGCAAGACATTGTGGACATGGTGGCGGCCACCTTGAACGGCGTAGTGGAAGTGCTGGACGAAGGCGAACAGGCCATCTGTTCCTCGTCGGACATTTCACGCATGCCGGACGACGAACAAGACAAGATCCACGCTGCCATCTACCAAAGCCGCAGCGTTGGCCAATCAGTGATCGCCTTCAGCGACGATGAGCGTGTGTGCCGCGTATCCGCAATCAACGGCGGCACCGGCGTATTGGGTTCGCTGGTGATCACCACACCACGCGAGCTGAACCGCATCGGCATCCGCACGTTCGAGCGCAGCGCCCTGGTCACCGGCATCTTGCTGCTGACACAGGAACGCGCCCAATATGCGGCCAGTGGCGACGTGGCCGCTGTGCTGCGTGCCTTGCTGGGCCGCTCGCAGGAACTGGGCGGTGCGCTGCCGGCTCGTTTGCGCCAACATGCGATCGACATGCATGCGCCGCTGACACTGCTGTGCTGCGATACCCCGGGTGGCAAGCACGCCTACCTGCTGAAGCGCCTGCGCGCCGGTTTCCGCTTCGAGGCCACGCTGTTCGACGAATACGACGGCATGGTGGTGGTGCTTTCCTCTACATCACAACCTGATGCGCTGCACACCGCGCTGCGCCGCTACCTGGCCTCGGGCCCGGCACTGACCGTGACCTCGGTGATTGCCGACCCGGTCGATGACGCTGCCGCCCTGCCCCGCACGTTCCAGCGCATCAAACGTTCGCTGGACCTGCTCCATGCGCTGGGACGCGACGGGCAGGCAGCCCGCGACGCACAGCTGTCGGTCTACGCCATGCTGTTCGACGGCCGCAGTGCGAGCGAACTCGATGCCTTCCTGGACGCCACCCTGGGCGGTCTGCGCGACGCCGACCGCTTGCGTGGCACCTTGCTTGCCTATCTGGACCAAGGCCGCAACGCGCGGGCTACTGCGCAGACGCTTGGCATCCACATCAACACCTTGCGCCAGCGACTGGAAGCAGTCGATGCGGCACTTGGAAATTGGCAGGAAGCCAGCCGGGCGCTGGAGATCCACTTGGCGCTTCGCCTGTGGCATTTGAAGCAGAAAAATAGCATAAACACCTCGGGAATACCCGAATAA
- a CDS encoding alpha/beta hydrolase → MSALSDRSVLGSSAPDHAASDEALTHHAASIQADGCPRALHAPTNPPMTTPAVYQGMDRATLDAAYDNTRAVADSATLLADFERRSTDMRARPDARLDMRYGPAPRQRIDYFPASRPGPLLIFIHGGYWQMRAKETFSFLAAGPNAHGIHVAMIGYTLAPDTNMAGIVAEVRAGIRWLREHASAFGADVDKMVVSGWSAGGHLAAMCLDEDGICGGVAISGIFDLEPIRHCYLNEKLQLSQQDIDDFSPLTLPCVPKPLSICVGQAELLALQRQSLAFSRARHDYPGDTVLLPGHNHFSILYELSRADGALTMQVRALLR, encoded by the coding sequence ATGAGCGCATTGTCCGATCGTTCCGTATTAGGCAGTTCCGCACCCGACCACGCAGCATCCGATGAAGCCCTGACACATCACGCGGCATCCATTCAGGCTGACGGCTGCCCGCGCGCCCTCCACGCACCCACCAATCCCCCCATGACAACACCTGCGGTCTACCAGGGCATGGACCGCGCAACGCTGGACGCGGCCTACGACAACACCCGTGCCGTTGCCGACAGCGCCACGCTGCTGGCCGACTTCGAGCGCCGCAGCACGGACATGCGCGCGCGACCGGACGCCCGGCTGGACATGCGTTACGGCCCGGCCCCCCGGCAACGCATCGACTACTTCCCGGCAAGCCGGCCGGGACCGCTGCTGATCTTCATCCACGGCGGTTACTGGCAGATGCGCGCCAAGGAAACCTTCAGCTTTCTGGCCGCAGGCCCGAACGCCCACGGCATTCACGTGGCGATGATCGGCTACACGCTTGCCCCCGACACCAACATGGCCGGCATCGTGGCAGAGGTACGCGCGGGCATCCGCTGGCTGCGTGAGCATGCATCGGCGTTCGGTGCCGATGTGGACAAGATGGTGGTGTCCGGCTGGTCGGCGGGCGGGCACCTGGCCGCCATGTGCCTGGACGAAGACGGCATCTGTGGCGGTGTGGCGATCAGCGGCATCTTCGATCTGGAGCCGATTCGCCACTGCTACCTGAATGAAAAACTGCAGCTTTCCCAACAGGACATCGACGACTTCAGTCCGCTGACACTGCCCTGCGTGCCCAAGCCGCTGTCGATCTGCGTGGGGCAGGCGGAACTGCTGGCGCTGCAACGACAATCGCTGGCGTTTTCACGTGCCCGCCACGACTACCCGGGCGACACCGTGCTGCTGCCCGGCCACAATCATTTCAGTATTCTGTACGAGCTGTCCCGCGCCGACGGGGCGCTGACCATGCAGGTGCGCGCCCTGCTGCGGTGA
- a CDS encoding ABC transporter ATP-binding protein, with the protein MSEPSKRKPLPVLSVRGLNKTFTVGGQTVEALRNVDLRIEKGEFVCLIGASGCGKSTLLRILAGFETATDGVVEMYGKPINGPSPERGMVFQDYGLFPWLTVAQNIAFGPRQRGMSAKQLHELSMHYTDMVGLGKFANYYPGQLSGGMKQRVAIARVLANDCDVLLMDEPFGALDALTRERLQQELLDIWARTGVTIIFVTHAVEEAVMLSDRVVVMTAGPGRIERDIALELPRPRDITGIEFNQVRRDITQYLSSHVAIKAAA; encoded by the coding sequence ATGTCTGAACCGAGCAAACGCAAACCGCTGCCCGTCTTGTCGGTCAGGGGTCTGAACAAGACATTCACGGTGGGTGGCCAGACAGTCGAGGCCTTGCGCAATGTCGATCTGCGCATCGAGAAAGGCGAGTTCGTCTGCCTGATCGGGGCGTCGGGCTGCGGCAAGTCCACCTTGCTGCGCATTCTGGCGGGTTTCGAGACCGCCACCGACGGCGTGGTCGAGATGTATGGCAAACCCATCAATGGGCCCAGCCCCGAACGCGGCATGGTGTTCCAGGACTATGGCCTGTTCCCGTGGCTGACCGTGGCGCAGAACATTGCCTTCGGTCCGCGCCAGCGCGGCATGTCGGCCAAGCAGCTGCACGAACTTTCCATGCACTACACCGACATGGTGGGCCTGGGGAAATTCGCCAATTACTACCCCGGCCAGTTGTCGGGTGGCATGAAGCAGCGCGTGGCCATTGCCCGCGTGCTGGCCAACGATTGCGACGTGCTGCTGATGGACGAGCCCTTCGGTGCCTTGGATGCCCTGACCCGCGAACGCCTGCAGCAAGAGCTGCTGGATATCTGGGCACGCACGGGCGTCACCATCATCTTTGTCACGCACGCGGTGGAAGAAGCCGTGATGCTGTCCGATCGTGTGGTGGTGATGACCGCCGGCCCGGGTCGCATCGAACGCGACATTGCGCTGGAATTGCCGCGTCCGCGTGACATCACCGGCATCGAGTTCAACCAGGTTCGCCGCGATATCACCCAGTATCTGAGCAGCCACGTGGCCATCAAGGCGGCGGCATGA
- a CDS encoding ABC transporter permease, translating into MSARAPSALPAPGRMRIQRILTPWILPLVLLLAWDMGVRASGTQLIPSPGTVGLMLVDFAVGGIYDDAFSQTLGLHLWKSLTRVYGGFLAAAAVGIPLGLMIGRSAMLRALVDPTLQLLRPVPVTAWLPLSMIFFGLGPKAAIFLVFLGAFYPIVFNTIFGVRTVDARLFEAASMLGCQGTGMFRQVVLPAAMPSILNGLRLGHGFAWILIVVGEMTGVPEGLGAVIMDGRMLSRTDLVIAGMIVIGLAGFCTDRLLVWLNNRLLKWSPQHHV; encoded by the coding sequence ATGTCGGCGCGCGCTCCTTCCGCGCTGCCGGCCCCGGGGCGGATGCGCATTCAGCGCATCCTGACTCCGTGGATTCTGCCGCTGGTCCTGCTGCTGGCCTGGGACATGGGGGTGCGCGCCAGCGGCACCCAGTTGATTCCATCGCCGGGCACAGTGGGATTGATGCTGGTCGACTTCGCGGTGGGTGGCATCTATGACGACGCATTCAGCCAGACGCTGGGCCTGCACTTGTGGAAGTCGCTTACGCGGGTGTACGGCGGCTTTCTGGCTGCGGCCGCTGTCGGCATTCCGCTGGGCCTGATGATCGGCCGCAGCGCCATGTTGCGTGCACTGGTGGACCCGACCTTGCAGTTGCTGCGGCCGGTACCGGTGACGGCATGGTTGCCGCTGTCGATGATCTTCTTCGGGCTTGGGCCCAAGGCGGCCATTTTTCTGGTGTTTCTGGGTGCCTTCTATCCCATCGTGTTCAACACGATCTTCGGGGTGCGCACGGTGGACGCGCGCCTGTTCGAAGCGGCCAGCATGCTGGGCTGCCAGGGTACCGGCATGTTCCGACAGGTGGTGTTGCCCGCCGCCATGCCATCGATTCTGAACGGCCTGCGGCTGGGTCACGGCTTTGCCTGGATTCTGATCGTAGTAGGGGAAATGACGGGTGTACCCGAAGGCCTGGGTGCCGTGATCATGGACGGCCGCATGCTGTCGCGAACCGACCTGGTGATTGCCGGCATGATCGTCATCGGTCTGGCCGGTTTCTGCACTGATCGACTGCTTGTGTGGCTGAACAATCGCCTGCTGAAATGGAGCCCGCAACATCATGTCTGA
- a CDS encoding ABC transporter substrate-binding protein: protein MRSRRRLLASLFTASTLMALAPLPGVAADQVIKVGTLKLIHGITPYFYEKFTPPGYRIEVIPFETPTDGKNAVVTKSVDFGTYGLAAATLGGAAGEPVVVIAAQCNRGMAIVARADGGVTSVKGLTGKRVGILPGSTQEVVFLDRLKQEGMTIKDVQSVRVSFSEMASALERGDVDAYVGAEPGPSISVGKNVGKVVEYPYTTPTGSVNMVMTTHADTLRDKAELVKVFLEIHRKATEYAMGDRAAFVAMSSQKLGIPANVVDIAAPNVELTWKLDEDWVTRARYYGSQMLDKKQIRQLPDYAVFIQPALVRQLASR from the coding sequence ATGCGCTCCCGTCGCCGCCTTCTCGCCAGCCTGTTCACCGCCAGCACCTTGATGGCGCTTGCGCCCCTGCCGGGCGTGGCAGCCGATCAGGTCATCAAGGTCGGAACCCTGAAGCTGATCCACGGCATCACGCCGTACTTCTACGAGAAGTTCACGCCGCCCGGGTATCGCATCGAAGTGATTCCTTTCGAGACGCCCACCGACGGCAAGAATGCGGTCGTGACCAAGTCGGTGGACTTCGGCACCTATGGTCTGGCAGCCGCCACATTGGGTGGCGCAGCCGGTGAACCGGTGGTGGTGATCGCCGCCCAGTGCAATCGCGGCATGGCCATCGTGGCGCGCGCCGATGGTGGTGTCACATCGGTCAAGGGTCTGACTGGCAAACGGGTTGGCATCTTGCCCGGCTCGACCCAGGAAGTGGTGTTCCTGGACCGTCTGAAGCAAGAAGGCATGACCATCAAGGACGTGCAGTCGGTGCGCGTGTCCTTCAGCGAAATGGCGTCTGCGCTGGAACGCGGCGACGTCGATGCCTACGTGGGGGCCGAACCGGGTCCGTCGATCAGCGTCGGCAAAAACGTGGGCAAGGTCGTCGAGTATCCCTACACCACGCCCACGGGTTCGGTGAACATGGTCATGACCACGCACGCCGACACGCTGCGCGACAAGGCAGAGCTGGTGAAGGTATTCCTGGAAATCCATCGCAAGGCCACTGAATACGCCATGGGCGACCGTGCCGCGTTTGTCGCCATGTCCTCGCAGAAGCTGGGCATTCCGGCCAACGTGGTCGACATCGCCGCGCCCAATGTCGAACTGACCTGGAAACTGGACGAAGACTGGGTCACCCGTGCGCGCTACTACGGTTCGCAGATGCTGGACAAGAAGCAGATCCGGCAACTGCCTGACTACGCCGTCTTCATTCAGCCGGCACTGGTTCGCCAGCTTGCCAGCCGCTGA
- a CDS encoding c-type cytochrome encodes MAACAADTSADMLQPDTMAARLVACTACHGPQGRSGPDGYYPRIAGKPAEYLYHQLLHFREGERRYEPMRVLLDTMSDDYLREIAQWFSDQHPPYVPARSTRVDAAALERGRLMTLQGDAARGIPACAACHGATLTGVKPAIPGVLGLPHDYIAAQFGAWRAGLRKASAPDCMAEVARKLTPEDISAVAAWLSIQPVPNDGLPVETANLPQDCGSQTRSAGAR; translated from the coding sequence ATGGCGGCCTGTGCGGCAGACACGTCCGCCGACATGCTGCAACCCGACACCATGGCCGCCCGGCTGGTCGCCTGTACGGCCTGTCATGGTCCGCAGGGCCGTTCCGGCCCGGACGGCTACTACCCGCGCATCGCCGGCAAACCCGCTGAATATCTCTACCATCAGCTGCTGCATTTCCGTGAAGGCGAGCGTCGCTACGAACCCATGCGGGTGCTGCTGGACACCATGTCCGACGACTATCTGCGCGAGATCGCGCAATGGTTCTCCGACCAGCATCCGCCATACGTGCCCGCGCGCTCGACGCGGGTGGATGCGGCTGCACTTGAACGTGGTCGCCTGATGACGCTGCAAGGTGATGCCGCGCGTGGCATTCCCGCCTGTGCTGCCTGTCATGGTGCAACGCTGACTGGCGTCAAACCTGCGATTCCCGGCGTGCTTGGCTTGCCGCACGACTACATTGCCGCGCAGTTCGGTGCCTGGCGCGCGGGTCTGCGCAAGGCAAGCGCGCCCGATTGCATGGCCGAGGTGGCGCGCAAGCTCACACCCGAAGACATCAGCGCGGTAGCCGCCTGGTTGTCGATCCAACCCGTGCCCAACGACGGCCTGCCTGTCGAAACAGCAAACCTGCCGCAGGATTGCGGCAGCCAGACGCGCAGCGCAGGAGCACGCTGA
- a CDS encoding c-type cytochrome: MLKRIFLTLLMVLVAVVGAVAWLGYREDPGLPADPALASVDAAQRIEHGRYLASVGNCMGCHTVPGGKPYAGGRELATNFGSLYGPNLTPDADTGLGRWTADDFWRALHNGKGRDGRLLYPAFPYPSYRHVSRTDADALFAYLQSLPPVRQENRAHQLAFPYDQRFLLAGWRALYFRPLDGRPDAVAKPDSPQWLRGRYLVEGLAHCAECHTPRNRLGALRTDASLSGAMMGGQGWYAPPLTGDPVTGLGKWSPQEVFELLKTGVSARSSAVGPMAEAVHQGFQHVADADLRAMVDYLKSLPPAGTDAQAVGALPSAGLMDAGGKIYAQQCAQCHQDNGQGKAPAWPPLRDNISVVAASPLNTIRMVLSGGFAPATPGNPRPHGMPPFGHTLNDQDVAAVVSYVRNSWGNQAGGASALDVRAARESGR; the protein is encoded by the coding sequence ATGCTGAAGCGGATTTTCCTGACGTTGTTGATGGTGCTGGTGGCAGTCGTGGGCGCGGTGGCGTGGTTGGGCTATCGCGAAGATCCCGGACTGCCTGCCGACCCAGCGCTGGCCAGCGTTGATGCGGCACAGCGGATCGAGCACGGCCGCTATCTGGCAAGTGTGGGCAATTGCATGGGGTGCCATACCGTGCCGGGTGGCAAGCCTTATGCGGGTGGGCGTGAACTGGCCACCAATTTCGGCAGCCTGTACGGCCCGAATCTGACCCCCGATGCCGACACCGGTCTGGGTCGCTGGACCGCAGATGATTTCTGGCGCGCCTTGCATAACGGCAAGGGACGCGACGGTCGTCTGCTGTATCCGGCTTTCCCGTATCCCAGTTATCGCCATGTCAGTCGGACCGATGCCGACGCCTTGTTTGCGTACCTGCAATCCTTGCCACCGGTGCGCCAGGAAAACCGCGCGCACCAGCTTGCGTTTCCGTATGACCAGCGTTTCCTGCTGGCAGGCTGGCGGGCCTTGTACTTCCGCCCGCTGGATGGCCGCCCTGATGCCGTTGCCAAGCCGGATTCACCGCAATGGCTGCGTGGGCGCTATCTGGTGGAAGGGCTGGCGCATTGCGCCGAATGCCATACGCCGCGCAATCGCCTGGGCGCATTGCGCACTGACGCAAGCCTGAGCGGTGCCATGATGGGCGGGCAGGGCTGGTATGCACCGCCATTGACCGGGGACCCGGTGACGGGTCTGGGCAAGTGGAGCCCGCAAGAGGTCTTCGAGCTGCTGAAGACGGGGGTATCGGCCCGGTCTTCCGCTGTCGGACCAATGGCCGAGGCCGTGCACCAGGGCTTCCAGCACGTGGCTGACGCCGATCTGCGGGCAATGGTGGACTACCTGAAATCGCTGCCCCCGGCCGGCACCGATGCGCAGGCTGTCGGTGCGCTGCCCTCGGCAGGTTTGATGGATGCTGGCGGCAAGATCTACGCGCAGCAGTGTGCGCAGTGTCACCAGGACAATGGCCAAGGCAAAGCCCCCGCGTGGCCGCCCTTGCGCGACAACATCTCGGTGGTGGCGGCATCACCACTCAACACCATTCGCATGGTCTTGTCGGGCGGTTTTGCGCCTGCCACGCCCGGCAATCCGCGCCCGCACGGCATGCCGCCTTTCGGCCACACGCTGAACGATCAAGACGTGGCAGCGGTTGTTTCTTATGTGCGCAACAGCTGGGGCAATCAGGCGGGTGGCGCGTCTGCGCTTGACGTGCGAGCGGCCCGGGAGTCGGGGCGCTGA